In one Streptomyces sp. T12 genomic region, the following are encoded:
- a CDS encoding MarR family winged helix-turn-helix transcriptional regulator, giving the protein MPEAPLPAIRSLPSWLLGRAAARGRALVAEALAAEGMKMWHHVVLSAVRDLAPVAQADLGRSVQLDPKDLVGILNDLQARALVVRAPDPNDRRKNAVSLTDEGARLLERCEKAAREANDALLASLSPAERDRFMDLLIRISGTQR; this is encoded by the coding sequence ATGCCCGAAGCCCCCCTCCCCGCGATCCGCTCCCTGCCCAGCTGGCTGCTCGGGCGTGCGGCCGCGCGCGGCCGAGCCCTGGTGGCCGAGGCGCTGGCCGCGGAGGGGATGAAGATGTGGCACCACGTCGTACTCTCCGCCGTGCGCGACCTCGCTCCCGTCGCGCAGGCCGATCTCGGGCGCAGCGTCCAGCTCGACCCCAAGGACCTGGTCGGGATCCTCAACGACCTCCAGGCGCGGGCACTGGTGGTGCGCGCGCCGGATCCGAACGACCGGCGCAAGAACGCGGTCTCCCTCACCGATGAGGGCGCACGCCTGCTGGAGCGCTGCGAGAAAGCGGCCCGCGAGGCCAACGACGCGCTCCTCGCGTCCCTCTCGCCGGCCGAGCGCGACCGGTTCATGGACCTGTTGATCCGGATTTCCGGTACGCAGCGGTGA
- a CDS encoding isochorismatase family protein produces the protein MTAPLALDPARTALVLVDLMDRIVALPLEPRKGTEVLVTCEELAASFRSAGGTVVLVRVERAGVAEQPPGSGLVAGLLKEGDIEIVKRTIGGFQGTGLDDRLRERGVTTLVFGGIATNLGVESTARAAGDLGYELVFVEDAMTAFTAAEHEASVRLDFPRLGTVVTAAQVVV, from the coding sequence ATGACCGCACCACTCGCGCTCGACCCCGCGCGCACCGCCCTCGTACTCGTCGACCTGATGGACCGGATCGTCGCGCTGCCCCTGGAGCCCCGTAAGGGAACCGAAGTCCTCGTGACGTGCGAGGAGTTGGCGGCCTCCTTCCGCTCGGCGGGAGGGACCGTCGTCCTCGTCCGTGTCGAACGGGCCGGTGTCGCCGAACAGCCGCCCGGCAGCGGCCTGGTGGCAGGGCTGCTGAAGGAGGGCGACATCGAGATCGTGAAGCGCACCATCGGCGGTTTCCAGGGCACGGGCCTGGACGACCGCCTCCGCGAACGCGGCGTCACCACCTTGGTGTTCGGCGGCATCGCCACCAACCTCGGCGTCGAGTCCACCGCCCGCGCCGCCGGCGACCTCGGCTACGAGCTGGTCTTCGTCGAGGACGCGATGACGGCGTTCACGGCGGCCGAGCACGAGGCGTCGGTACGGCTCGACTTCCCGCGCTTGGGCACGGTGGTGACGGCAGCGCAGGTGGTCGTCTGA
- the fdhD gene encoding formate dehydrogenase accessory sulfurtransferase FdhD — translation MGRVTERRKVIRIRDGAVSSRPDTLVAEEPLEIRLNGKPLAITMRTPGDDFALAAGFLVSEGVLAEQGDLQNIVYCAGATADGSNTYNVVDVKTAPGVAIPDITLERNVYTTSSCGLCGKASLDAVRTTARWPIDDTHGGHTPPVRLDPDLLAGLPDRLRAAQRVFDRTGGLHAAALFTEDGELLDIREDVGRHNAVDKLVGRALQNGDLPLSRTVLLVSGRASFELAQKAVMAGIPVLAAVSAPSSLAVDLAAETGLTLVGFLRGSSMNVYAGEHRLALRTAAAQA, via the coding sequence ATGGGACGAGTCACGGAACGACGCAAGGTCATCCGGATCCGGGACGGAGCGGTCTCCAGCCGCCCGGACACGCTCGTGGCCGAGGAACCGCTGGAGATCCGCCTCAACGGGAAGCCGCTCGCGATCACCATGCGCACCCCGGGCGACGACTTCGCGCTGGCGGCCGGCTTCCTGGTGAGCGAGGGCGTACTGGCGGAGCAGGGCGATCTGCAGAACATCGTGTACTGCGCGGGCGCCACGGCGGACGGGTCGAACACATACAACGTGGTGGACGTGAAGACGGCGCCGGGGGTCGCCATCCCCGACATCACGCTGGAGCGGAACGTCTACACGACCTCGTCCTGCGGACTGTGCGGCAAGGCGTCGCTGGACGCGGTGCGTACGACGGCCCGCTGGCCCATCGACGACACGCACGGCGGCCACACTCCCCCGGTCCGGCTCGACCCCGACCTGCTCGCGGGCCTCCCCGACCGGCTGCGCGCGGCCCAGCGGGTCTTCGACCGGACCGGGGGCCTGCACGCGGCGGCCCTGTTCACCGAGGACGGCGAGCTGCTGGACATACGGGAGGACGTGGGCCGGCACAACGCGGTCGACAAGCTGGTCGGCCGCGCGTTGCAGAACGGCGACCTGCCCCTGTCCCGCACGGTCCTCCTCGTCTCCGGCCGGGCCAGCTTCGAGCTCGCCCAGAAGGCGGTCATGGCCGGCATCCCGGTCCTGGCGGCGGTCTCGGCCCCCTCCTCCCTCGCGGTGGACCTGGCCGCGGAGACGGGGCTGACACTGGTGGGTTTCCTGCGGGGCAGCTCCATGAACGTGTACGCGGGCGAACACCGGCTCGCCCTGCGGACCGCGGCCGCCCAGGCCTGA
- a CDS encoding 2Fe-2S iron-sulfur cluster-binding protein, translating to MTVTPLGIPRRLLEFTIDGEPVRTPEGSTILDACRAVGKDVPTLCEGDTLRPKNACRVCVVEVEGSRTLVPACSRKAEPGMEVRTDTERARHSRKIVLELLASSVDLSTTPRVAEWIKEYEAKPDRFGPDAARLNEEPKVDNDLYVRDYDKCILCYKCVDACGDQWQNTFAISVAGRGFGTRIAVEHDAPLTDSACVYCGNCIEVCPTGALSFKSEFDMRAAGTWDESQQTETTTVCAYCGVGCNLTLHVQDNEIVKVTSPHDNPVTHGNLCIKGRFGYQHVQNRD from the coding sequence ATGACCGTGACACCGCTGGGGATCCCGCGCCGACTGCTGGAGTTCACCATCGACGGGGAGCCGGTGCGCACCCCCGAGGGGTCGACGATCCTGGACGCCTGCCGGGCGGTCGGGAAGGACGTCCCGACGCTGTGCGAAGGGGACACGCTGAGGCCCAAGAACGCGTGCCGGGTCTGTGTCGTCGAGGTCGAGGGCTCACGCACCCTCGTCCCGGCCTGCTCCCGCAAGGCCGAGCCCGGCATGGAGGTCAGGACCGACACGGAGCGCGCGAGGCACAGCCGCAAGATCGTCCTGGAGCTCCTCGCCTCCTCGGTGGACCTGTCGACGACCCCGCGGGTCGCCGAGTGGATCAAGGAGTACGAGGCCAAGCCGGACCGCTTCGGCCCCGACGCGGCCCGGCTGAACGAGGAGCCGAAGGTCGACAACGACCTGTACGTGCGGGACTACGACAAGTGCATCCTCTGTTACAAGTGCGTGGACGCGTGTGGGGACCAGTGGCAGAACACGTTCGCGATCTCCGTGGCCGGGCGGGGATTCGGCACGCGGATCGCCGTGGAGCATGATGCGCCGCTGACCGATTCGGCGTGCGTCTACTGCGGGAACTGCATCGAGGTGTGTCCGACGGGTGCGCTGTCGTTCAAGTCGGAGTTCGACATGCGGGCGGCGGGTACCTGGGACGAGTCGCAGCAGACCGAGACGACCACCGTGTGCGCCTACTGCGGTGTGGGCTGCAACCTCACCCTCCACGTGCAGGACAATGAGATCGTGAAGGTCACCTCGCCGCACGACAACCCGGTGACCCACGGCAACCTCTGCATCAAGGGCCGTTTCGGCTACCAGCACGTACAGAACCGGGACTGA
- a CDS encoding NAD(P)H-dependent oxidoreductase subunit E — MDLHFGDSKPTDDERAAVDALLGPPESSWEGADRSDADLRWARGGREARDRRDLLLPGLHAINDRVGWISEGALDYLCRRLTVPPAEAYGVATFYAMFSVKPRPATVLHVCTDLACAAAGASELCAGIEARLGLGSGVSVERSPCLGLCERAPAALAIKAGDPVRTAVSAPATVHDAVLAASAPDSAPEEPPAAVAVPQAGGDDLVLLRRVGVVDPSSLDDYRAHGGYTALRRAFELGPAGVIREVTDSGLVGRGGAAFPTGRKWQATASQPDRPHYVVCNADESEPGTFKDRVIMEGDPYALVEAMTIAAYATGAHQGYLYLRGEYPRALHRLEHALAQARARGLLGADILGQGYTFDIEIRRGAGAYICGEETALFNSIEGYRGEPRSKPPFPVEKGLFGKPTVENNVETLVNVLPVLTMGAPAYAAIGTAKSTGPKLFCVSGSVERPGIYELPFGATLGELLELAGVRKRLRAVLLGGAAGSFVRPDELDIPLTFEGTRQAGTTLGSGVVMAFDDTVPLPRLLLRIAEFFRDESCGQCVPCRVGTVRQEEALHRIVQRTGAAAADDIALLREVGRAMRDASICGLGQTAWNAVESAIDRLGAYE, encoded by the coding sequence GTGGACCTGCACTTCGGCGACAGCAAACCGACGGACGACGAACGGGCGGCCGTCGACGCCCTGTTGGGCCCGCCGGAGTCCTCCTGGGAGGGCGCCGACCGCTCCGACGCCGACCTGCGATGGGCGCGCGGCGGACGCGAGGCCCGGGACCGCCGCGACCTGCTGTTGCCGGGGCTGCACGCGATCAACGACCGGGTCGGCTGGATCAGCGAGGGCGCCCTCGACTACCTGTGCCGGCGGCTGACGGTGCCGCCGGCGGAGGCGTACGGCGTCGCTACCTTCTACGCCATGTTCTCGGTCAAGCCGCGGCCCGCGACCGTGCTCCACGTGTGCACGGACCTCGCGTGCGCGGCCGCCGGGGCGAGCGAGCTCTGCGCCGGGATCGAGGCACGGCTCGGGCTCGGCAGTGGTGTGTCGGTCGAGCGCAGTCCCTGCCTGGGCCTGTGCGAACGCGCTCCGGCGGCGCTCGCGATCAAGGCGGGGGATCCGGTGCGTACGGCGGTCTCGGCGCCGGCGACCGTGCACGACGCGGTCCTCGCCGCGAGCGCGCCGGACTCGGCACCCGAGGAGCCGCCGGCGGCAGTGGCGGTCCCCCAGGCGGGCGGCGACGACCTCGTACTGCTCCGGCGCGTCGGCGTCGTCGACCCGTCGTCGCTGGACGACTACCGCGCCCACGGCGGCTACACCGCCCTGCGCCGGGCGTTCGAGCTCGGTCCGGCCGGAGTCATCCGCGAGGTCACCGACTCCGGCCTGGTCGGGCGTGGCGGCGCCGCCTTCCCCACCGGCCGCAAATGGCAGGCCACGGCGTCGCAGCCCGACCGTCCGCACTACGTCGTCTGCAACGCCGACGAATCCGAGCCGGGCACCTTCAAGGACCGCGTGATCATGGAGGGCGACCCGTACGCGCTGGTCGAGGCGATGACGATCGCGGCGTACGCGACCGGCGCGCACCAGGGATACCTGTACCTGCGCGGCGAGTACCCACGCGCCCTGCACCGCCTGGAACACGCGCTGGCGCAGGCACGCGCGCGTGGCCTGCTCGGCGCTGACATCCTCGGCCAGGGATACACCTTCGACATCGAGATACGCAGGGGCGCGGGCGCGTACATCTGCGGCGAGGAGACGGCTCTCTTCAACTCGATCGAGGGCTACCGGGGCGAGCCTCGCTCGAAGCCGCCGTTCCCCGTGGAGAAGGGCCTGTTCGGCAAGCCCACGGTGGAGAACAACGTGGAGACGCTGGTCAACGTACTGCCGGTCCTGACCATGGGAGCACCGGCGTACGCGGCGATCGGCACGGCGAAATCCACCGGGCCGAAACTGTTCTGCGTGTCCGGGAGCGTGGAGCGGCCCGGCATCTACGAGCTCCCCTTCGGCGCCACGCTCGGCGAGCTGCTGGAGCTGGCCGGAGTGCGGAAAAGGCTGCGAGCGGTGCTGCTGGGCGGTGCGGCGGGCAGCTTCGTACGGCCCGACGAACTGGACATCCCGCTCACCTTCGAGGGCACGCGCCAGGCGGGCACGACGCTCGGCTCGGGCGTGGTCATGGCCTTCGACGACACGGTTCCGCTGCCCCGGCTGCTGCTGCGCATCGCCGAGTTCTTCCGCGACGAGTCGTGCGGACAGTGCGTGCCGTGCCGGGTCGGGACCGTACGGCAGGAGGAGGCACTGCACCGGATCGTTCAGCGCACGGGTGCCGCGGCCGCCGATGACATCGCCCTGCTCAGGGAGGTCGGCCGCGCCATGCGGGACGCCTCGATCTGCGGTCTCGGGCAGACCGCGTGGAATGCCGTGGAATCCGCCATCGACCGTCTGGGGGCGTACGAATGA
- a CDS encoding molybdopterin oxidoreductase family protein, producing MNSDERRTRKRDRTPKTYTRLTHPLVRDSRDEPFRQASWEEALDRAAQGLAAARGAFGMFSCARATNEMNYVAQKFARVVMGTNNVDSCNRTCHAPSVAGLSAAFGSGGGTSSYGEIEHTDVIVMWGSNARFAHPIFFQHVLKGIRNGARMYAVDPRRTSTAEWAESWLGLNVGTDIPMAHAIGREIIHAGLANEAFIERATSGFEEYKALVEPWTLSLAEKVTGVPAAAIRELAHAYARAERAQLCWTLGITEHHNGTDNVRALINLSLLTGHVGRYGSGLQPLRGQNNVQGGGDMGAIPNRLPGFQDILDPDSRLKFESAWDTVIQPHYGLNLTEMFEAMEEGSLKAVYCIGENPAQSEADSEQAVRRMRQLDFLVVQDIFLTKTAELADVVLPATAGWAETDGTTTNSERRVQRVRRAVTPPGEAREDIDIICELAARLGHEWKYADAEAVWNELRSVSPDHYGMTYERLEEHQGIQWPCPTTDELEPTYLHGRLWEKDPARRGMPAPFGIVQHDPPVDLTDEEYPIRLTTGRRLDSYNTGVQSGSFASPLRRGEYVELCPEDAERYGVVVGEEVQVTSRRGSVVAPVWVDTALRPGLAFMTMHFPDEVDTNQLTIEANCPIAGTAEFKASAIRIEKLPVATIVR from the coding sequence ATGAACTCTGACGAACGCCGCACGAGGAAACGCGACCGCACCCCGAAGACCTACACCCGGCTCACCCATCCCCTCGTCCGGGACTCACGCGACGAGCCCTTCCGGCAGGCGAGCTGGGAGGAGGCGCTGGACCGTGCCGCCCAGGGCCTGGCGGCGGCCCGCGGCGCGTTCGGCATGTTCTCCTGCGCCCGCGCGACCAACGAGATGAACTACGTCGCCCAGAAGTTCGCCCGCGTCGTGATGGGCACCAACAACGTCGACTCCTGCAACCGCACCTGCCATGCGCCGAGCGTGGCGGGCCTGTCGGCGGCCTTCGGCTCGGGCGGGGGCACCTCCTCCTACGGGGAGATCGAACACACCGACGTCATCGTGATGTGGGGCTCCAACGCCCGCTTCGCGCACCCGATCTTCTTCCAGCACGTGCTGAAGGGCATCAGGAACGGCGCCCGGATGTACGCCGTCGACCCGCGCCGCACCTCCACCGCCGAGTGGGCGGAGAGCTGGCTCGGGCTGAACGTCGGCACGGACATCCCGATGGCGCACGCGATCGGCCGCGAGATCATCCACGCGGGCCTCGCGAACGAGGCGTTCATCGAGCGGGCGACGAGCGGCTTCGAGGAGTACAAGGCCCTGGTCGAGCCGTGGACGCTGTCCCTCGCCGAGAAGGTGACGGGCGTACCGGCTGCCGCCATAAGGGAGTTGGCGCACGCCTACGCCCGCGCCGAGCGCGCCCAGCTGTGCTGGACCCTCGGCATCACCGAGCACCACAACGGCACCGACAACGTCCGGGCGCTGATCAACCTGTCCCTGCTGACGGGGCATGTGGGCCGCTACGGCTCGGGCCTGCAACCCCTGCGCGGCCAGAACAACGTGCAGGGCGGCGGCGACATGGGCGCCATCCCCAACCGCCTCCCCGGCTTCCAGGACATCCTCGACCCCGACTCCCGCCTGAAGTTCGAGTCGGCCTGGGACACCGTCATCCAGCCGCACTACGGGCTCAACCTCACCGAGATGTTCGAGGCGATGGAGGAGGGCTCACTCAAGGCCGTCTACTGCATCGGCGAGAACCCGGCGCAGTCGGAGGCCGACAGCGAGCAGGCCGTACGGCGCATGCGGCAGCTGGACTTCCTCGTCGTCCAGGACATCTTCCTGACGAAGACAGCCGAGCTGGCCGACGTCGTCCTCCCCGCGACCGCCGGGTGGGCGGAGACCGACGGCACAACGACCAACAGCGAGCGGCGAGTTCAGCGGGTACGGCGGGCCGTCACCCCGCCGGGCGAGGCGCGCGAGGACATCGACATCATCTGCGAGCTGGCGGCCCGGCTCGGCCACGAGTGGAAGTACGCCGACGCCGAGGCCGTGTGGAACGAGCTCAGGTCCGTCTCGCCGGACCACTACGGGATGACGTACGAACGCCTGGAGGAGCACCAGGGCATCCAGTGGCCGTGCCCGACCACCGACGAGCTCGAACCGACCTACCTGCACGGCCGGTTGTGGGAGAAGGACCCGGCCAGGCGCGGCATGCCGGCGCCCTTCGGGATCGTCCAGCACGATCCGCCGGTCGACCTCACCGACGAGGAGTACCCGATCCGGCTCACCACCGGACGGCGGCTCGACTCCTACAACACCGGTGTGCAGAGCGGGAGTTTCGCCTCCCCGCTGCGCCGCGGCGAGTACGTCGAGCTGTGCCCGGAGGACGCCGAGCGGTACGGGGTCGTGGTCGGCGAGGAGGTCCAGGTGACCTCGCGGCGCGGGTCGGTCGTCGCGCCGGTGTGGGTCGACACCGCACTGCGGCCCGGGCTGGCCTTCATGACCATGCACTTTCCCGACGAGGTGGACACCAACCAGCTGACGATCGAGGCGAACTGCCCGATCGCGGGGACGGCGGAGTTCAAGGCGTCGGCGATCCGGATCGAGAAGCTCCCCGTCGCGACCATCGTGAGGTGA